The genomic DNA TCCGCGTGCACCCGCAGCGCCAGGGACTCCGCGCTCGCCACGGCGACCTGACGGAACACCCAGCGGAAGTAGCTGCCCGCGAGCGCCCGGGTCGGGTACGAGTCCGGGCCGAGCCGGCGCGCCTCGGCGGCGTCCGCGCCGCCGGCTCCGGAACGGGCCAGCGCCCGCGCCCACTCGTACAGGCCGGGCCCGCGGCGCTGCGGTGCGCCCGCTGGCGTCACGCCCTCGCCGGCGAACGCCGTCACCCGGCCCGCCACCGTGTCCAGCAGCAGCGAGCGGTCCTGCCCGGTGCGCCACTCCCGGCCCGCACCCGGCGGCCGCGGGTCGATGAGATGGACGGTCACCGCGCGCCCTGCGGCGAGCCGCCGGGCGTGCGCGGCGAGCCGCTCGACCACGGAAAGGCCGCGCGGCCCGGCGCCGACGACTCCCACCACGAGTGACTTCTCGCTCATCAAAGGATCTCCCTCTCCGGGGAGTTCACCCCCGGTGCGCGGGGTCGGAGCGTCGCTGGTCGGGCCCCAGCCATCCTGAACGCGCGGGCGGGCCCGGGACAGCGGCTGATTCTTGCTAGCCCGCGGGGCCGAATGCCGGGGCCATTGCCATGTCGCCGGAAGGGCCGCGGTCGTACGCTGCCCGGCACCCGGAAGCCGGCACGTGCGCGGTGCCACACGGAAATCACCGGCCACTCCCCGGCCACTCCCGTACGAATTCCGCCGCCGGCCGCCTCCGGCGGAAAGAGCGCGCGGTCAGTCCGTCGGCCGCCGGTGCAGCGCCAGGTGCGTCAGCACCCCGGCCAGCAGCCCCCAGAACGCCGCCCCGACGCCGAGGAGTTCGAGGCCCGAGGCGGTGACGAGGAACGCGACGAGCGCGCTGTCGAGCCGGCTCGCGTCGCGCGTCGCCGCGGCCAGCGCGCCGCCGGTCGCGCCCAGCAGCGCGATGCCGGCGATGGCCGCCACCAGCGCGGCCGGGAGGACCGCGAAGAGGCCGAGGAACGCCGAGCCGAAGACCCCGACGACGAGGTAGCCGACGCCGGCCGCCACCCCGGCCCCGTACCGCCGCTCCGGGTCCTGATGGGCCGAAGGGCCGCTGCAGATGGCCGCGGTGATCGCGGCGAGGTTGAGCCCGTGCGCCCCGAACGGCGCCAGCACCAGCCAGGCGGCGCCGGTCGAGGTGACCAGGCGGTCCGCGTCCGGGTGGTAGCCCGCGGCGTTGAGCACGGCGAGCCCGGGGGCGTTCTGCGACGCCATGGTGACCAGGAACAGCGGCAGCGCGATGCCCACCGCGGCGTCCAGGGTGAACTCCGGTGCGGTGAACGCCGGCACGGCCACGCCCACCTCGCCCGACCAGGTGCCGAAGCCGCCGGTGGCGGTGGTCCAGGCGCAGCCGGTGAGCAGCGCGCAGGCGGTCGCCCAGGAGGCGGCGAAGCGGCGCCCGGCGAGATA from Streptomyces sp. CMB-StM0423 includes the following:
- a CDS encoding benzoate/H(+) symporter BenE family transporter, with translation MTPDAAPAAKRRPALTVSTVVAGVVVVVVSYTGPVAVVLQAARAGDLTAGQLESWLWALSLGSGVTCVLLSLAYRAPVLTAWSTPGAALLVTALATHSFAEAIGAYVIAAVLTVLLGLSRLFGALMRLLPPEVAAATLAGILLEFGLRLFRTADGDLALVVLMLGAYLAGRRFAASWATACALLTGCAWTTATGGFGTWSGEVGVAVPAFTAPEFTLDAAVGIALPLFLVTMASQNAPGLAVLNAAGYHPDADRLVTSTGAAWLVLAPFGAHGLNLAAITAAICSGPSAHQDPERRYGAGVAAGVGYLVVGVFGSAFLGLFAVLPAALVAAIAGIALLGATGGALAAATRDASRLDSALVAFLVTASGLELLGVGAAFWGLLAGVLTHLALHRRPTD